The DNA region GACGATGCCCAGCTGAAGCTGCCCGGGCCGCGCGGCAGCATGAGGTCCAGGGCGAGGTCGCGCTGCTCGTCCTCAGAGAACACTGGCCGGTAGCCCAGCAGCTGCAGTGCGCCTGCACACAGCTCCTGCACGCGGCGGATCTTGGCGAAGGGCAGCGTGTGGCGCCAGGCCTGCGAGACGTTGAGCGCGTCCCTGGACGTGGTCTTGAAGGCCTCACGGCGCGCGCCTGGCCCGACCCCGTGGGTGATGTTGTGGATCCAGGCCTCGAGCTGCGGTGTGAGACTCAGGCCTGCGAAGGCGTAGAGCGCGCGGATCTCGGGCAGCGGCGCCCGTGCCAGGTCCTCGAAGCGCACCAGGCGGTAGCGGCCGCGCAGGGAGGGCGGTGGCTTGCGCATGGCGGCCTCGGCGATGCGCACGTGGCTGCGGCACACCTCGCGCACCACACGCAGGTCCGGGTCGGCCTCCACCCACTTGCCGTTGGTGCCCAACACGATGCCGTTGTCACGCGCCAGTGCCTTGGCCGTCTGCTCGCGTGAGCGCAGCACAGCCCGCGGGTCGCGCACCAGGTGCACGATGCGCAGGTTGAGCGCCGGGTCGCTGAGCAGCGGGTAGAGCACCTGCAGGTTGAAGAAGCGCACCTCCTTGAGCACCACGTGGCTGTAGGTGCGGCAGGCCTCCTGGGCCAGGCCGAAGGGCCGTCGCGCGCACAGCGGCTTGCACACTGCCTCGCTGCTGATGGCGCCGCGCGGGAAGGCGCTGCAGGCGGGCGGCGAGCACAGCGCGCGGCTCTCCGCCCACTGGAAGAGGTCCGACAGGTTGCGCCGCCACGGCAGGTAGGCGTCGAACACGTCCATGTCGCACAGGAAGACGGAGCGCACCAGGTCGCGCACCGCCATGTGTAGTGCCACCGCGCTGCCCTGCGACAAAGCGGCCCACACGTGCCACGCGGGCTCCATCAGGTAGAAGACGTTGGGGTGCTGGCTGAAGAGCTGGCCCACGAAGGACGAGCCCGAGCGCCACGAGGACAGCACCAGCACGTGCACCCTCTCCTCGCCACCCACCGGGGACGGCGGCCTGGGCCGGGAGACCAGGAAGAGCAGGAGGCCGGTCTGCGCCAGCAGGAGCGCGGTCACCGCGGTGCTGGAGATGCGCCGCAGCCACATGCCGCCGGCCGGGGGCCTGCGGAGCGAGAGTGCAGCCGTCAGGGACCGCGGCCCGCTCACCCATCCCACACCCCAACTCCTGTCTGGTGCTGCCAGGGAGCAGCCCCGGGACTTGACCACCCCACCTGTGGAGGCCTCCCAAGGCCACGGCCGTCTCAGTTGGGCGCCCTTCCGGGAATGTGACTTTAAGACATGAGCCATGATCCAGCCTTTGCAGAGCCAAAGGCCAGTTGCACAATACTATGGGcagtgttttttcccttttctctctttctctccccacgcCCCCTTTTCTTTCTATCCAGAGggggaaatatatttaaaacagaattcCTGCTTTTCACTTAAAATTCCTTTTAGGGCAACAGTTGTAGGTTGTTTAGCTAAATAGCTTGATGGGTGATTTGGCAGAACCCTTCCTGGCTCCGCCACTTCCTAGCCTATGATCTTGGACCAaacacttcat from Balaenoptera musculus isolate JJ_BM4_2016_0621 chromosome 19, mBalMus1.pri.v3, whole genome shotgun sequence includes:
- the LOC118885813 gene encoding carbohydrate sulfotransferase 6 codes for the protein MWLRRISSTAVTALLLAQTGLLLFLVSRPRPPSPVGGEERVHVLVLSSWRSGSSFVGQLFSQHPNVFYLMEPAWHVWAALSQGSAVALHMAVRDLVRSVFLCDMDVFDAYLPWRRNLSDLFQWAESRALCSPPACSAFPRGAISSEAVCKPLCARRPFGLAQEACRTYSHVVLKEVRFFNLQVLYPLLSDPALNLRIVHLVRDPRAVLRSREQTAKALARDNGIVLGTNGKWVEADPDLRVVREVCRSHVRIAEAAMRKPPPSLRGRYRLVRFEDLARAPLPEIRALYAFAGLSLTPQLEAWIHNITHGVGPGARREAFKTTSRDALNVSQAWRHTLPFAKIRRVQELCAGALQLLGYRPVFSEDEQRDLALDLMLPRGPGSFSWASSTAEHSGP